Part of the Zea mays cultivar B73 chromosome 4, Zm-B73-REFERENCE-NAM-5.0, whole genome shotgun sequence genome is shown below.
ATATGCTGAACTAGCTTCTAAACCTACAGCCTACAGCTCAATGTAGACTGGTTGTATGATTTGGCAATATAACAAAAAAAAACACGTGAGCTTATCTACGACAAGGCACCAGGTATGTCAAGGGGAGTTTAGGTGGGGTGGTTAATATACCTTACATTTAGTGACGCCTTCTGTCTCTATGTTCGTCTCTAGAATAGCGTTGTTCAAAATCCCTCCTTGAATGGTAATGCGAGTCATGCCTTGACCTCTTGGAATCATGACTATCCATATATCTATTGTGTTGACCATGCTCTTCCTGCCTTCTATTGTCATCTCTGTTCTGAGAGTCTCTGTATCCCTCTTCTCTATCTCTACTTGAATTTGGATCATACCGATCATCTATCAGTTTCCTTTTGTTGTCCCTCTCCACATCATTTCCACCTTTCCTTTCGTATTGCTCTCTCTCCCTctgtctctcttcctccctctctcgctgccttttcttctccttctccatCTCCATCCTCTCTTCCTCCCTTTGCTTTTGCTTATCCAGCTCTTTCTTCTCTACCTCTCTCTTCTGTTGCTTTTCAAGCTCTTTTCTTTCCTCCTCTTTCTGCCTTTGTGTAGTCAGCTCATTTCTTCTCCCTCCAGCTTGACTCCTTTTCTGTTCCTCATAGCTATCTGCACTCGTGTCAGAATCACTACTGCTGAGGCTGCTGCTGTAATCTGAACTATCACTTGAGGTAGCTACTTTTCTTTTCTCTTGCACATCCTTTTTCAACACTGCAACATTCAATTGTCTTTCCTTACCACGGGAATAACCATCTGAATCTGAGTCATGGCGAAAGCTTTCCTTGTACTTACTATGTTTCTCATGCTCGGAAGCCCGAGAGCCATAATTATAATTTCTCGATCTAGGCTTCTCATCCTCCAAATCATGACGAGAGCTTTGCAATGGTCTCTTGTTTTTCCCATTATTATCTGCACCAGAGTCAGAATCATGGCGAGAGCTTCTCGCTGGTATCTTCTTTCTCTCATCACGAATACCCTCTGTATGTTCTATTTTCTTCTTCCTATAGTCAATATCTGCATCAGACTCAGAATCATGATGAGAACTCTTCAATGGTACCTTCCTTTTCTCATCACGTACATTCTTTGTTTGCTCCATTTTCTTCTTGCCATAGCCACTATCAGTATCAGACTCAGAATCATAACGAGAACTCTTCACCGGTACCTTCCTTCTCTCATCACGTTCAATTTTTGCATGTTCCATTTTCTTCTTGCCATAGCCACTATCTGTATCAGACTCAGAATCATGACGAGAGTTCTTCACCAGCACCTTCTTTCTCTCATCGCGTTCATTCTTTATATGTTCCATTTTCTTCTTGCCATAACCACTGTCTGTATCAGACTCAGAATCATGACGAGAGCTCTTCACCAATAACTTCTTTCTCTCATAGTGTTCACTCTTTGCATCttctgttttcttgccatatccacTATCTATATCAGATTTGAAATCATGACGAGAATTATTTACCGGTATCTTCTTTCTCTCACCCCTATCATTCCTTGCATGttctgttttcttgccatagctaCTATCTGTGTCAGACTCGGAATCGTGATGAGAGTTCTTCACTTGTATCTTCTTTCTCCCACCCTGATCACTCTTTACATGTTTAGTTTTCTTTTTGCCATGGCCACTATCTGTATCAGACTCAGAACCAGAGTTCTTTCCACGCTTTGCCTTCTTTCGATCATTTTCAGAATCATCATCAGAACCAAGACGATGTTTCTTGttgtatttcttttcctttttctcatcataaTCAGTCTCTGAATCATCATCTGAATCATGGTGAGAACTCTTCTTCGTTTTTGTGTTATGATCGTGATCCAAGTCTGAGTCATACTTGCTCTTTCTCGAACTTTTGGGTTGACGCCTTTTGTCATTCTCTTTTTTCTTCTTGCTCTTCTTTGCATTCTTTGAATCCTTACTATTATTTTCCCCAACAGTAACCAGTTCCTCATAGTACTTACCAGGAACAAGCTCCCCAGATTCTACATCACTTTCTACATCCCCCTTCTTTGCATCCTCCACGTTCAGCCCTAAAGCAGCCCTTAGAGTCTCAAGTTGTTTCTCCTTCCGTGCTGCAACATGGTGGCTCTGTGTGTCTGTAAACCTGAGAAAAATATGGCAACTTATGATTAGAATGTAGATaacaaaaaaacaaataaaaacagTCAAGAGACTAAATGTTTATCAGAAACAATAATTTCATTTTCAAATGGAAAACAATCTCAGAGACTAATTGAAGGCATCCAACTAAAAAGAAAAGGCTACATGAAATTAGTGTGGTCAGCTTCCATTGTCTATCGTATGCATGAATATGCCCTCCAACAGAAAGGTCTAATGGACAGAAAATCAACCATTACAAAATCACAGACTTTCCCACATCTGCACAGGAATGTATGAAATCACGGCATGCAGTAAACTATCCACATCCAAAGCTAGAAACTGGTGAAACACACCAGCTGCAAGCAATAATTTTTCTTTCTAAGAGATGACACAGCCAGAAAAAACTAAGTGTAGGCATCCATCTAAAACAAACTACATGGAAGAACTGTCTTCCACCACCATCCACACCATCAATATGCAATTCCCTGGTGGGATAGGTATAATAGACTGAAAGTAAAGCACTATAGATAGCCATACTTCCCATGTGTGCAAAGATTGGGACTGATAAATGATTTTACGGTCCAAAAGATGAACAAATGCACGAACATATAAACAGAACCTACAATTCGAATATGGGATTGCTCTTTAAGTACCAGCTTTCACTGGAGAAGTCCTCCCATAAACTAGGAAATGTCTATTCACACTTAGATGAGAAATGAAGGCACCAGATTTAAAGTGCTCATATGAGCACAAGAGCTCCATGAGCACAGGATACGTTCCCAAGTCTGAAACCACACAAAAATCGACAACTGACCAAAACCTATAAGACGCCAACAGATCCATACCCTCTGCCGGGTAGAGGCGGTCGACCGGCGCCGCTAACGCTCCCTGCTTCCTCCGCTGCCGCGACCGCGGCCGCCTCTGCCTCAGCAGCCTTGCGCGCCTCCTCTACGCGCTCCTCGATCTCGTCTTCGGTGTAGCCCTGCTCCTCGAGCGCGTCCCTGAGCACGAGCAGATTGAGCTCGACCTGGCGCTTGCGGTCGTGCTCGAGGATCTCCTTGTTGGGCTTGCGCATCCCGCCGAGCCCGCCGCCATCCGCGCCGGTGGCGTCGGGGAGCGGCGGCCTGTGGGGTCCGCCCGGGCCCCCGCCGGATGTGGAGCGGGGCTTGATGAAGAACTTGTTGGTCTGGACGTACCCGTTGGTGCCCGACCCCCGCGCGGTCTGCAGCCCGATGCCGTTGTACATCGCGGCCGGCGGGCGGGGAGAGGCCGGCTggatcggcggcggcggcggcgcaaagTAGGGCAAGGGAAGCCTGGCTAGGTCGAGGCTTCGTGCTCGCGCGTCAGATCCGCAATCCGGACGGGGTGAGGTGAGAAGCGAGGGAGGAGCCGGTTGGGTTATATTCTGATTGTGGGCTGCCTCGTGACTCCGAGTCCGTAGGCCCGGCCCCGGTAGAGATGGCAACGGTGAGGGCTTGTTTGGAAGAAAGAGTATTGGAGAGGATTGAAGGGGTTATAATcccttgctattcaaaattgaataacaAGGGATTATAGTCCCCACAATCTCTTTCAATACTCTTGTTTCCAAACATACCCTGAGAGTATTTTCTCTCATCTCCACCACGTTGAGGAATATGAGAGTATGTTAGAAAGTGTAATATTTGAGGTATGTTTTGTTTATCTTTCTGAACCAAATCTCTATTCTCTATTATACTTAAAGCAtatttaaagcaccagtttcaaccgtCGTCATGCGTTATCTTTATATAAAAAAGTCCATACATTTCTTTTTGTTCAACCCGTCGTCCAAGCGACGCGACAAACTCTATAGGCCCGTACACTCTAAATCTGGTGGCCTCGCTCTCCTAGCTCCCGCCGCCACCGGTGGCCCTCCACACTCATCTCCCTGCCAACCCTAATCCCCACGAAAACCCTAAACCTCGCTACCTGGCCTCCCAGGTGACCCCGCTCTCCTCCCGCCGCCACTGGGTGACCCTCCACACTCATCTCCCCTGCCAACCCTAATCCCCACGAAAACCCTAAACCCTCGCTACATGGAGGCGGTGGCTACAAGCTCCTCGTCAGCTCAACACCATGAGCCCACCGGCTAGAGGTAGCTAACCATGACACTATCCTTGTTTTCCATCCATTTTTCGCAAGCGACGGAGACTTATTGCTTCGATAAATCCTGTAGGAGGACACAGTGGGAGGGGAGGCAGGTTTGATGCGACGGTCATGGGGGCGACGGTGGCCGCAGATTTGGTAGTGGTAGAGGTGAGAGAGGTGAAGGGAGGGAGAGGTGGTAGGACGCATAGGGGCGGCCGTGGTGGTGGCATGAATGGTGGGAGCAAGGCTGTTGTGGTGGTGCACAAGCACGTTGGTGTCTTCATCTCCAAGTCCAAGGAGGATGCGCTCTGCACCAAGAACATGGTCTCGGGAGAGTCTGTGTACGGAGAAAAGTGTGCTTCCGTTCAGGTTCGTGATTGCTTGTTCTTGTCCCATTTTATCTTCTCGTTTTATTATTAGACAGGGATTGCTTGTGTTGTGTGTACTGCGAGTGAGTTGACCTGTTTTAGGTAGTCGATTTTGCGTTCAGTAAATTTATACATTGTCAAGGTTCAGATATTGTTCCTTTTTCGTGTTATCTGCCAAGTACGTTATATGTATCTTTATTTAGAATCTAAAATGTAACTTGGTTGAAATTTAGTCCACGAGAATATATTCTTTGTAAACTTGCTACAACGTTCTGGGCTTTTAGCTCTGTAAATGATGATCTTAATTACTCGGATTCTCCTTCAAGAGATCTAGATGGGTGATGCACATACGAGTTTCTAATGCGCTCATGCCCAATGAAATGTAAATTAGTTAATTATTTTTCCTTTCCATTTTTATGATAAGGAATTGCTCTGAATAATTGTAATGACATAGGTTTTAAACTCATCCATTGGGATTTTGGTTATAGAACTGATTTATTTCTACTGTTTGATTATTTGGCCATTGTAGAATGATGATTGAACAAAGGTTGAATACAGGGTGTGGAACCCCTTCCGTTCGAAGCTGGCTACTGTTGTGCTTGGTGGTGTTGACAACATCTAGATTGTAAGTAGACTTTGTTAACTCAATCTGCTTGAGTTCTATATGTTTTTTTGCAAGTAGAAACTATGGTGTTGTTATAGCTGACAATTTGTTAATAAATATGTAGGCTCCTGGTACTCGTGTGTTGTATCTTGGTGCTGCTTCTAGCACAATTGTGTCTCATATGTCTGATATTCAGAACCCTTCCCTTTCATAGTGCGCATGTGTAATGGTAGAAAGAAAAGGTGAACTAGATATTGTTGTCTTTCACTTTTTATATTCTTTCATTTTTACACTTATCTAGTGTGTTTGTTTGCCAAACCATTGCATTTTTAATTGTTCTATAAGTTGCAAATTTGGTTATGTGTGCAACACTCGAACCCCTTAAAAAGGTTGGCTGAAATTACTTCAAAACACTGGTAGGGTCTTTGTTGCCACTTGATGTTTTTTATTTGTGTACGAAGGCCGCGTCGGATCTAAGTTGTTGCATTTTGGCGCTCTGCGCAAATGTCCTCGACGGAGGCGAAGGCCGTGGCGGTCCTAGAGTCTGTGCTGCGCTTGGAGAAGTGGGCGGCATATAAGAAGGCCCTTGCTGACAGGAAAAAGGCGCTTGAGAGTCGTACGATCATATTCACTCACTCCAAACAGTATGCCCAGGAGTACGACACAGAGGTGAGCACGATTTGTGCCACCTTCTCGTCATCGCAGTTTATTGCGCTACCTCCTGTTCTGCTTAGCTACGATAAATTTCTAGGACATTGTTGCGTCTGCGTCCGGTCTGGCAATCTGATTTTGTTTCGTATAGGATCGCTGATTTTGTTTCATATAGGGTTGCTGGTTTTGTTTCTTATAGAATCATTTTTGTTTGAAATTGGTGTGCTCATAGCATTGTTAGTTGAGATTGTGAATGTTGATTGTTATATCAGTCACCATGTCAATCGTGTTTATTGATTTCGTGCAACGGAAAAATTAGTTTGTCGTGACTCTAGGAGTCCACTGTCCATGTGGGCAGAATAGCTTTTTCCCTgatgactaacaaaaatatgatAACATTTACCATTAGTATTTCATCCCTCTTTATTAAGGTAGTACCTAAGCAAATTTATTATTATATATTTGTGCTGGTGTAGGAGATGGAGCTTGTGCAGCTCAAGCATGAGGCTCGGTTAAAGGGTGGGTTCTATGTGAGCCCAGAGGCCAAACTTGCTATATAATTGAAACTGGCACCTCTCTGGATTGGGGCAAGAGGTTTTGAATTCACGTGGGACTACATAGTTCAAGGACTTGAACCGAATGCTAATCTTGTATGCACTCAATACCATGTGAAAATATAATACTAGATTCCTTGGTTTGAAGAAAGCAACTTCCTAAACTCATGGTGTTTATTTAACATATTTGTCAAAAAGAAGAATGTTGATTTATGTTTCTCTACAGATGATGACCCTCTCCCTTGCTGCATTAGGATCCTTGATGTGGCTTAGGAAGAACAAGCCTAGGACTTTGGTTCCAATAATTTATGCATATGCTCTATTGTCGGCAACAATGCCATCTATCACCAGGTAAACAACGCTCCACTTTGTTTATTTGTTCTTATTTACCCTGTTTTCTAAAATAGAAAGTGATTTATTACAAGAAATAATAATTTCTAGATTTGCATGTCATCTCTTTTTGTCGCTAAGCCATGTGTATAGATTATTCTAGCATGATTTGTATGGAATCAAGACTAAAAGGATTCATTATTGTTGCTTGTCTTGTCAATTAGTTTGAACTCAGGAAGATTATCTAAGTTCTTAACCGCTTCAACAATCAACAACCTTTGTTGCCTGCTGCAACCTGGCGAGGCGCCACCCCTCGCGGCGGCGGAACTCCTAAGCGAGGCGCGCACGTTGGGCTTCGCGGCGTGCGGCGGCGCATCCACCAGCGGCCCGAGTTGGCCTTCCAGGAGCTCCGGACCATCGAGCCCGTGCGAGCCGAGCTCGACGTGATAGGCATCTAGTACAATATCTTTCTGATGTCTTTCTCTTGTTGCAGTTTTTTGCCAGTTAATATCTTCTAAATGTATTGTCAAGATGCTACCAAATTAATGGCAAATAAAAAATTTAGTGCAGGTAAAATTGTTCTCTTTCTGGTTCAAGTTTTTGTTTGGAAGCTAACTCAATTTCTAAATCATATAGCATCTTCATGACATCTTCTTTCTCTTGTCGCAGTTTTTTTGCCAATTGAGTAAATAACATCAAACAATGTTGGAAAACATAACGAGGACCTACCTCTTCTTTTGTCGCTTCAAGCTTTTCTCTATTAGTACTATTTATGACCATCTTTTTGAGTTCTTCATGTCTCCTGTCAATTTCTTTTTTTTGGTTTCCCGTTCTTTATGCACCATCCTATCAGTTTTGATACATGTAGTCTTTCTTATTGAGTGGGTGCTTGCTAGGCCCAAATAGCCAATTAATGATAATGAATTACCCTAGACTGATACTTTCTATTCTAGCACAAGTAGCTAGCTTTGATGTTTTAACTTCTCTGCAATATGAACATGCAAATTTTAACCACCTCATTCATTTTTTAATGAGCTGAAACAAATTGTTGGTTATTATTCCCCTTGTCTGGTTGCTCTCATTTAAGATGTGTCTTAGATATTCCTACTCAGAGAGTTGGTACATGCTTACCTTTTTTCATTTATCAACCATATGTTCGTTTGATGTTTTTCTATGCTTAGACCTAAACAAAACATTCTTGATAGCCACATCTAAAACATTCATTTCAAGTTCTACATTAGTTCATTTATATTCCATCAACTTTTAAAATACAACACTTACTCTATTTGAAAAGAAATAGTTTttgtaaaattttcaaacaagacTTGACATTGATTTATTCATCGACAATGCATCTCGACCCTCTCTGCATTGTAAACTCCTACAGTGAAGCTAGACAAAAGTCTCATTTATTCATTTTGGTTTAAGTTGATTGAGCACTTTTTACAATCTCTGGTGAACACACCTAGGATAACTCCTACAATGATTAGCATTCTATAATTACCCACTTTTGACAACATCCTCTTATTTGATCCATGGGTTGCACATATCCTCTATAATAGTAGAGATATAAGATGAGCTTTCTTTTTTTATCTTAcagtttcaataatactagattaTGCCCTCTCATATCTATAAACAGCCCCGAACCATCTGCTAATGAAAAAGGGCTTAATATTAGGTGTATCTTGGCAGATAGGAAATATAAGACCATACAAGAGAACCACATGTTAGGGAATTAGGTTATAGCTACAAGTCAGtcattgttgggaccatgcttcgtcgccgaaggtcctgcggaaagaaaacatcttcggctgaagctgcttgaccgtaatgccgaaggtaccattcataaagcttcggtattacagcatgtctgaagatgagggatcgaaccgacttaaagatagaatgaccttttagtccataagggtctgagtcaatgttgtaaacttttatgaggggcatgattgtaattcctcacaggctgtgtcatgtgcctataaatagtgaacagtattcctttactgttcacgcattcctgtaattgcaaacgcatcactcgggaattattatttgtcaaggcaaaggtataaatgtactcaAACATTATGTTCAAATatcttagattcatataataaaatatgtgaatgataTCATTTATTTCCGACATATTTATCTTCAATGTTTCacattttatattactttgtattatctttataagtttaattacgaaggggaaaccttcgtaatattctgcTCGTGGTCttcatccgaagttcattaaatccttggggagataatgcttcagcggacgaagggcattgatatttaacattctatgttgccttgttcttaattcatagcatttgagaacaagtccccaacattggcgcccacctccagtgaactcacttccacttttttgagctgatggcttcgttcaacaatcaagctggagctgcttcggctctgaagctggtactcccgataacaggcggttcatgctcagagccagccaacaagaagcagaagaaggaggcacagagaagggtacagcatgtcggggtgcaaggacccttcatcaagtcaagatggtctcacattccaattaccttctctcaagaggatcttcaactcaaggattacccacacaacgatgttatggttatctcttgtgtgatcaaaggatttctggtccataatgttttggttgatacaggcagcgcagctgatatcatatttgctaaggccttcagacagatgcaagagcccgaagacaaaatccatgatgccacacatcccctttgtggcttcggaggaaggcagatcgtagcacttggaaaaatcacaatgccagtaaccttcggattcattaacaacacaaggactgaacaagttgtatttgatattgttgacatggaatacccttacaatgcaattattggtcgtggtactctcaatgccttcgaagcaattcttcatccagcttatctttgcatgaagataccttcagaccaagggcccattgctattcatggaagtcaggaagctgccagaagggccgaaggaaattggacagactcaaaagcaatccataacatagatggagctgaagcttgtgagcaatagaagttcagaagggaaaaagctgcttcggctgatcagccgaagcccatggtcttatgtgaggatatagcagagcagaaggtgctgttgggatctcaactgtccgaagaacaggagaaaaccttgataagatttttgttcaacaacaaagatgtttttgcttggtcagctaatgatctttgcggagttaacagggatgttattgaacactcgctcaatgttgatccatcattcagacccagaaagcagaggcttcggaagatgtctgatgacaaggctgaaggtgctcggaatgaagtgaaaagactcctcagtgccagagttatcagagaggtaaaatacccagaatggctggctaacactgttatggtaaagaaggccaatggtaaatggaggatgtgtatcgattttactgatctcaataaggcatgtccgaaggacgagtttccattgccaaggatagattccctaattgatgcagcagcttcatcagagcttatgagtttgctggattgttattcaggctatcaccaaatttggatgaagaaggaggatgagccgaaaacca
Proteins encoded:
- the LOC103654761 gene encoding protein starmaker; the encoded protein is MYNGIGLQTARGSGTNGYVQTNKFFIKPRSTSGGGPGGPHRPPLPDATGADGGGLGGMRKPNKEILEHDRKRQVELNLLVLRDALEEQGYTEDEIEERVEEARKAAEAEAAAVAAAEEAGSVSGAGRPPLPGRGFTDTQSHHVAARKEKQLETLRAALGLNVEDAKKGDVESDVESGELVPGKYYEELVTVGENNSKDSKNAKKSKKKKENDKRRQPKSSRKSKYDSDLDHDHNTKTKKSSHHDSDDDSETDYDEKKEKKYNKKHRLGSDDDSENDRKKAKRGKNSGSESDTDSGHGKKKTKHVKSDQGGRKKIQVKNSHHDSESDTDSSYGKKTEHARNDRGERKKIPVNNSRHDFKSDIDSGYGKKTEDAKSEHYERKKLLVKSSRHDSESDTDSGYGKKKMEHIKNERDERKKVLVKNSRHDSESDTDSGYGKKKMEHAKIERDERRKVPVKSSRYDSESDTDSGYGKKKMEQTKNVRDEKRKVPLKSSHHDSESDADIDYRKKKIEHTEGIRDERKKIPARSSRHDSDSGADNNGKNKRPLQSSRHDLEDEKPRSRNYNYGSRASEHEKHSKYKESFRHDSDSDGYSRGKERQLNVAVLKKDVQEKRKVATSSDSSDYSSSLSSSDSDTSADSYEEQKRSQAGGRRNELTTQRQKEEERKELEKQQKREVEKKELDKQKQREEERMEMEKEKKRQREREEERQREREQYERKGGNDVERDNKRKLIDDRYDPNSSRDREEGYRDSQNRDDNRRQEEHGQHNRYMDSHDSKRSRHDSHYHSRRDFEQRYSRDEHRDRRRH